One window of the Armatimonadota bacterium genome contains the following:
- the lysA gene encoding diaminopimelate decarboxylase → MVLHGFQVDARGVLHIGGHSALALAERYGTPLLVLDEPRLRAACRAYAAALRDAWGDGQVIYASKALCTVALCQLAHEEGLHVDVASGGELYTALRAGVPPEHLHLHGNNKTPDELRLALAQGVGRIIVDNAHELRLLDRLARDLGRRAAVLVRVTPGIEPHTHRAIQTGGVDSKFGFGIPDGAALEAVRVAARLPGLEWRGVHCHIGSQILDLEPFRLAARAVADFLAEVRQATGLVAAEVNLGGGLGIAYLPEDAPPTIPAYVGAVAGALGEAVDRHGLPRPRLFLEPGRSIVGPAGVTLYTVGAVKRIPGVRTYVMVDGGMYENPRPALYGARYTAVVADRVDAPAGEPVAVAGRCCESGDVLIWEAALPPVEPGDVLAVFSTGAYTYAMASNYNRFPRPAVVLSDAARTGVIVERETYEDLIRLDRPLA, encoded by the coding sequence ATGGTCCTGCACGGCTTTCAGGTGGACGCCCGCGGGGTGCTGCACATCGGGGGACACAGCGCCCTCGCCCTGGCCGAGCGGTACGGCACGCCGCTCCTGGTGCTCGACGAGCCCCGCCTGCGCGCCGCCTGCCGCGCCTACGCCGCGGCCCTGCGCGACGCCTGGGGCGACGGGCAGGTCATCTACGCCAGCAAGGCGCTGTGCACGGTGGCGCTCTGCCAGCTCGCCCACGAGGAAGGGCTGCACGTGGACGTGGCCTCGGGCGGGGAGCTGTACACGGCCCTGCGGGCCGGCGTGCCGCCCGAGCACCTCCACCTCCACGGCAACAACAAGACCCCCGACGAGCTGCGCCTGGCGCTGGCGCAAGGGGTGGGGCGGATCATCGTGGACAACGCCCACGAGCTGCGCCTGCTCGACCGCCTGGCCCGCGACCTGGGACGGCGGGCAGCCGTGCTGGTGCGCGTGACGCCCGGCATCGAGCCCCACACCCACCGGGCCATCCAGACCGGCGGGGTGGACTCGAAGTTCGGCTTCGGGATCCCGGACGGAGCGGCGCTCGAGGCGGTGCGCGTGGCGGCGCGGCTGCCGGGCTTGGAGTGGCGCGGGGTTCACTGCCACATCGGCTCGCAGATCCTCGACCTGGAACCGTTCCGCCTGGCCGCGCGCGCCGTGGCCGACTTCCTGGCGGAGGTGCGGCAAGCCACCGGGCTCGTGGCCGCGGAGGTCAACCTGGGCGGCGGGCTGGGGATCGCCTACCTGCCCGAGGACGCCCCGCCCACCATCCCCGCCTACGTGGGGGCGGTGGCCGGGGCGCTCGGCGAGGCGGTAGACCGGCACGGCCTGCCGCGCCCGCGCCTCTTCCTGGAGCCCGGGCGCTCCATCGTCGGCCCGGCGGGCGTGACCCTCTACACCGTGGGCGCGGTGAAGCGCATCCCCGGCGTGCGCACCTACGTCATGGTGGACGGCGGGATGTACGAGAACCCCCGCCCGGCCCTCTACGGCGCGCGCTACACGGCGGTGGTGGCGGACCGGGTCGATGCGCCGGCGGGGGAGCCGGTGGCCGTGGCCGGGCGCTGCTGCGAGTCGGGGGACGTGCTGATCTGGGAGGCGGCCCTGCCGCCGGTCGAGCCGGGGGACGTGCTGGCCGTCTTCTCCACCGGGGCCTACACCTACGCCATGGCCAGCAACTACAACCGCTTCCCCCGTCCGGCGGTGGTCCTCAGCGACGCGGCGCGCACCGGCGTGATCGTGGAGCGCGAGACCTACGAGGACCTGATCCGCCTGGACCGCCCGCTGGCCTGA
- a CDS encoding acetyl-CoA C-acetyltransferase has protein sequence MAEVVILSAARTPIGRFLGGFATTPAPRLGAAAIRAALERAGVGPIQVDQVIMGNVLSAGVGQAPARQAGLGAGLSNTVPATTVNKVCGSGLQAVVLAAQAIRTGDAEVVVAGGMENMSLAPYLLDRARAGFRLGHATVFDSMLRDGLHDAYTDLHMGQCCELLNREYRFTREEQDAYAAESYRRALAAMDTGAFADELVPVEVAQPKGPPAVVDADEEPRRVDFDRLPSLPPAFDPQGSVTAANASKISDGAAALVVASADVAARLERRPLARIVGAAGAAGAPEWFTIQPAAAIRRLLERVGWTLDEVDLFEINEAFASVVLAVTRDLGVGTERVNVHGGAVALGHPIGASGARILTTLLHALRRRGGRRGVAAICLGGGEALALAVERV, from the coding sequence ATGGCCGAGGTCGTCATCCTCAGCGCCGCCCGCACCCCCATCGGGCGCTTCCTGGGCGGGTTCGCCACCACCCCGGCGCCGCGGCTGGGGGCGGCGGCGATCCGTGCCGCCCTGGAGCGTGCCGGAGTCGGCCCCATCCAGGTGGACCAGGTGATCATGGGCAACGTCCTCTCCGCCGGGGTCGGCCAGGCCCCGGCGCGGCAGGCCGGGCTGGGCGCAGGGCTGTCCAACACCGTGCCGGCCACCACGGTGAACAAGGTCTGCGGCTCGGGGCTGCAGGCGGTCGTGCTGGCGGCGCAGGCCATCCGCACCGGCGATGCCGAGGTGGTGGTGGCCGGGGGCATGGAGAACATGAGCCTGGCCCCCTACCTGCTCGACCGGGCGCGCGCCGGGTTCCGACTCGGCCACGCCACCGTGTTCGACAGCATGCTGCGCGACGGGCTCCACGACGCCTACACCGACCTGCACATGGGGCAGTGCTGCGAGCTGTTGAACCGCGAGTACCGCTTCACCCGCGAGGAGCAGGACGCCTACGCCGCCGAGAGCTACCGGCGGGCGCTGGCGGCCATGGACACGGGGGCCTTCGCCGACGAGCTGGTCCCCGTGGAGGTGGCGCAGCCGAAGGGCCCGCCCGCGGTGGTGGACGCGGACGAGGAGCCGCGCCGCGTCGACTTCGACCGCCTCCCCTCGCTGCCGCCGGCCTTCGACCCGCAGGGCTCGGTGACGGCGGCCAACGCCAGCAAGATCAGCGACGGGGCGGCGGCGCTGGTGGTCGCCTCCGCCGACGTGGCGGCCCGTCTGGAGCGGCGGCCGCTCGCCCGCATCGTGGGGGCGGCCGGCGCGGCGGGCGCGCCCGAGTGGTTCACCATCCAGCCCGCGGCGGCCATCCGCCGCCTGCTGGAGCGCGTCGGCTGGACGCTCGACGAGGTCGACCTCTTCGAGATCAACGAGGCCTTCGCCTCGGTGGTCCTCGCCGTCACGCGCGACCTCGGCGTGGGCACGGAGCGGGTGAACGTCCACGGCGGGGCGGTGGCGCTGGGCCACCCCATCGGGGCGAGCGGGGCGCGCATCCTCACCACCCTGCTGCACGCCCTCCGCCGGCGTGGGGGCCGTCGGGGCGTGGCCGCCATCTGCCTGGGCGGCGGCGAAGCCCTGGCCCTGGCGGTCGAACGGGTCTGA
- a CDS encoding SLC13 family permease — translation MALALGRWPADLTAFAVLLVVALARLVPPEQAFAGFGSPAVAAVAAIFVLSTGLERTGAVALLARPLRLVSGRSYQRLLALLMGLAGVLAGFMNNLATMGVLLPVTLTVAHRRRISPTRLLLPLAYAARFGGNLTLVAGPSNVLIAAILQERGLAHLGLFDFVPLGLTMLVVGTAWTVAVGWRLLPARPSEELLRATRRRTRLVRLYRLSERLFEARIPAGSPLVGKTIEQSEFGRAYGLTIVAVVRDGRQLLAPPKDLALRAGDRLVIEGRLEELLEAEALERLGLELAARSEGGAAPEVALDGGDVGIVEAMLSPRSGLVGRTLREINLRDRSGLTVLALWREGRPVRTRLADLPLQVGDGLLLQGPWRAIHALRSDPDFIVLEAELPAEPRPQKLAYALAALGVMIVLALAGVPIALAAAAAAGVIVLSGAITPEEAYRAIHWRSIVLIGGMVPLGLALERTGVARLVAEALLAVVGRTPLAALAGLLAAAVVVGHFMDSVALTLLMAPIALDLAATLGVSPVPFAMAVLAATGLTLLTPFSNAVMLMVMAPGGYRLQHYVRSGLPLVGLLFLVVLAVIPLAYPF, via the coding sequence GTGGCCCTCGCCCTCGGCCGGTGGCCCGCCGACCTCACCGCCTTTGCCGTCCTCCTCGTCGTGGCGCTGGCCCGTCTCGTCCCGCCGGAGCAGGCCTTCGCCGGGTTCGGCTCGCCGGCCGTGGCGGCGGTGGCCGCCATCTTCGTCCTCAGCACGGGGCTGGAACGCACCGGCGCCGTGGCGCTGCTGGCCCGGCCCCTGCGCCTGGTGAGCGGCCGGTCCTACCAGCGGCTGCTCGCCCTGCTCATGGGCCTCGCCGGAGTGCTGGCCGGCTTCATGAACAACCTGGCGACCATGGGCGTGCTCCTCCCTGTCACCTTGACGGTGGCCCACCGGCGGCGCATCAGCCCCACCCGCCTCCTCCTCCCCCTGGCCTACGCGGCCCGCTTCGGCGGGAACCTCACGTTGGTGGCCGGCCCGTCCAACGTCCTCATCGCCGCCATCCTGCAGGAGCGCGGGCTGGCGCATCTCGGCCTCTTCGACTTCGTGCCGCTGGGCCTGACGATGCTGGTCGTGGGGACGGCCTGGACCGTGGCGGTGGGGTGGCGCCTCCTCCCCGCGCGCCCCTCCGAAGAGCTCCTGCGCGCCACCCGGCGACGCACGCGCCTGGTGCGCCTGTACCGCCTCAGCGAGCGCCTCTTCGAGGCCCGCATCCCCGCCGGCTCCCCGCTCGTCGGCAAGACCATCGAGCAGAGCGAGTTCGGCCGCGCCTACGGGCTGACCATCGTGGCCGTAGTCCGCGACGGCCGCCAGCTGCTGGCCCCGCCCAAGGACCTGGCGCTGCGGGCCGGGGACCGGCTCGTCATCGAAGGGCGGCTGGAGGAGCTGCTGGAAGCCGAGGCGCTGGAGCGGCTGGGGCTGGAGCTGGCCGCACGCTCGGAGGGGGGTGCCGCACCCGAGGTGGCGCTGGACGGCGGCGACGTCGGCATCGTCGAGGCGATGCTCTCTCCGCGCTCCGGCCTCGTCGGACGGACTTTGCGCGAGATCAACCTGCGCGACCGCTCCGGGCTCACGGTGCTGGCGCTGTGGCGGGAGGGACGCCCGGTGCGCACCCGCCTGGCCGACCTGCCCCTGCAGGTGGGCGACGGCCTCCTCCTCCAGGGGCCCTGGCGTGCCATCCACGCCCTGCGCAGTGATCCCGACTTCATCGTGCTCGAGGCGGAGCTGCCTGCCGAACCCCGGCCGCAGAAGCTCGCCTATGCGCTGGCGGCGCTGGGGGTGATGATCGTCCTGGCCCTGGCCGGCGTGCCCATCGCCCTGGCCGCAGCCGCGGCTGCCGGGGTGATCGTCCTCAGCGGGGCCATCACCCCCGAGGAAGCCTACCGGGCCATCCATTGGCGCAGCATCGTCCTCATCGGCGGGATGGTCCCTCTGGGCCTGGCCCTGGAACGCACCGGCGTCGCCCGCCTCGTGGCCGAGGCGTTGCTGGCGGTGGTGGGGCGGACGCCGCTGGCGGCCCTGGCGGGACTGCTGGCCGCCGCCGTCGTGGTGGGACACTTCATGGACAGCGTGGCCCTGACACTCCTCATGGCGCCCATCGCGCTCGACCTGGCGGCCACGCTGGGCGTCTCCCCCGTCCCCTTTGCCATGGCCGTGCTGGCGGCCACGGGGCTGACGCTCCTCACCCCCTTCAGCAACGCGGTGATGCTGATGGTCATGGCGCCGGGCGGATACCGCCTGCAGCACTACGTGCGCTCGGGCCTGCCGCTCGTCGGCCTCCTCTTCCTGGTAGTGCTGGCGGTGATCCCGCTGGCCTACCCCTTCTGA
- a CDS encoding DUF881 domain-containing protein has product MALALFLLVTGMAGVAQWRAERPLRARTQLPSRRVQEVAVLLKRQEEAVAALEAEIQRLQGRLGAYLQAIQEGRGAAEALAQELAQLRMALGLLPVEGPGVVVRLDRPALGGGPLPVTIRAADLAGLVNELWAAGAEAVAVNGVRVLATTGIGDREDGAIVVGTVPMVAPFTIAAIGEPLTLHGALSLRGGFVDGLQAIGLRVTVQRQARLRLPPYRGPLLFRHARPVPR; this is encoded by the coding sequence GTGGCCCTGGCGCTCTTCCTCCTGGTGACCGGGATGGCCGGGGTGGCCCAGTGGCGCGCCGAACGGCCGCTGCGGGCCCGCACCCAGCTCCCCTCGCGCCGGGTGCAGGAGGTGGCCGTGCTGCTGAAGCGGCAGGAGGAGGCGGTGGCCGCCCTGGAGGCCGAGATCCAGCGCCTCCAGGGGCGCCTGGGCGCCTACCTGCAGGCCATCCAGGAAGGGCGCGGGGCCGCCGAGGCCCTGGCCCAGGAGCTGGCCCAGCTGCGTATGGCCCTGGGGCTGCTGCCGGTGGAGGGCCCGGGCGTGGTGGTCCGGCTCGACCGGCCCGCCCTGGGGGGCGGACCGCTGCCGGTGACGATCCGGGCGGCCGACCTGGCCGGGCTGGTGAACGAGCTGTGGGCGGCGGGGGCGGAGGCGGTGGCGGTGAACGGGGTGCGCGTCCTGGCCACGACCGGCATCGGGGACCGGGAGGACGGCGCCATCGTCGTGGGGACCGTGCCGATGGTGGCGCCCTTCACCATCGCGGCCATCGGCGAGCCGCTCACCCTGCACGGCGCCCTGAGCCTGCGGGGGGGCTTCGTGGACGGGTTGCAGGCGATCGGACTGCGGGTCACCGTGCAGCGTCAGGCCCGGCTGCGCCTGCCGCCGTACCGCGGCCCGCTCCTCTTCCGCCACGCCCGTCCGGTGCCCCGCTGA
- the groL gene encoding chaperonin GroEL (60 kDa chaperone family; promotes refolding of misfolded polypeptides especially under stressful conditions; forms two stacked rings of heptamers to form a barrel-shaped 14mer; ends can be capped by GroES; misfolded proteins enter the barrel where they are refolded when GroES binds) has translation MPAKLLLYDESARRALERGVEKVANAVRVTLGPKGRNVVLEKKWGSPTITKDGVTVAKEIELEDPYENMGAQLVKEVASKTNDAAGDGTTTATVLAWAMVREGLKNVAAGANPMLLKRGIDQAVEKAVEAIKQQSIQVEGRQDIAHVASVAANDPEIGEIIADAMEKVGKDGVITIEEGKGIETTVEVVEGMQFDRGYISPYFITDPDKMEAVLEEPFILLTDKKISAARDIVPIMEKVIRHGKPLVVIAEDVEGEALATLVVNKLRGVLASVAVKAPGYGDRRKAMLQDMAVLTGGRVVSEDIGIKLENVELDMLGRADKVRVEKEETTIIGGKGDRSAIQGRIAQIRKEIEETTSDYDREKLQERLAKLAGGVAEIKVGAATETEMKEKKHRFEDALNATKAAVEEGIVPGGGTAYIRALPALDGITLQGDEAIGVTIVRRALEEPVRQLAQNAGYEGSLVVERLKRESGRTGFDVLTGQYTDLVKAGIVDPTKVVRLALQNAASVAGLLLTTEALVVEKREKKKAAPTPPGGGMDEEF, from the coding sequence ATGCCGGCCAAGTTGCTGCTCTACGACGAGAGTGCGCGCCGGGCCCTGGAGCGCGGCGTGGAAAAGGTCGCCAACGCCGTCCGCGTCACGCTGGGGCCGAAGGGCCGCAATGTCGTCCTGGAGAAGAAGTGGGGCTCCCCCACGATCACCAAGGACGGCGTGACGGTGGCCAAGGAGATCGAGCTGGAGGACCCCTACGAGAACATGGGCGCCCAGCTCGTCAAGGAGGTTGCCAGCAAGACCAACGACGCGGCGGGAGACGGCACGACGACGGCCACGGTGCTGGCCTGGGCGATGGTCCGTGAGGGGCTGAAGAACGTGGCCGCAGGCGCCAACCCCATGCTGCTCAAGCGCGGCATCGACCAGGCCGTGGAGAAGGCCGTCGAGGCCATCAAGCAGCAGTCGATCCAGGTGGAGGGCCGCCAGGACATCGCCCATGTGGCCTCGGTGGCGGCCAACGACCCCGAGATCGGCGAGATCATCGCCGACGCCATGGAGAAGGTGGGCAAGGACGGGGTCATCACCATCGAAGAGGGCAAGGGGATCGAGACGACCGTCGAGGTCGTCGAGGGGATGCAGTTCGACCGCGGCTACATCTCCCCCTACTTCATCACCGACCCGGACAAGATGGAGGCGGTGCTGGAGGAGCCCTTCATCCTCCTCACCGACAAGAAGATCAGCGCCGCCCGCGACATCGTGCCCATCATGGAGAAGGTCATCCGCCACGGCAAGCCGCTCGTGGTGATCGCCGAGGACGTGGAGGGTGAGGCGCTGGCCACCCTCGTGGTGAACAAGCTGCGCGGCGTGCTGGCCAGCGTGGCCGTCAAGGCTCCGGGGTACGGCGACCGGCGCAAGGCCATGCTGCAGGACATGGCCGTGCTCACCGGCGGGCGCGTGGTCAGCGAGGACATCGGCATCAAGCTCGAGAACGTCGAGCTGGACATGCTCGGCCGCGCCGACAAGGTCCGCGTGGAGAAGGAGGAGACCACCATCATCGGCGGCAAGGGCGACCGCAGCGCCATCCAGGGCCGCATCGCCCAGATCCGCAAGGAGATCGAGGAGACCACCTCCGACTACGACCGGGAGAAGCTGCAGGAGCGGCTGGCCAAGCTGGCCGGCGGCGTGGCCGAGATCAAGGTCGGGGCGGCCACCGAGACCGAGATGAAGGAGAAGAAGCACCGCTTCGAGGACGCCCTCAACGCCACCAAGGCGGCGGTGGAGGAGGGCATCGTCCCCGGCGGCGGGACCGCCTACATCCGGGCGTTGCCGGCCCTCGACGGCATCACGCTGCAGGGCGACGAGGCCATCGGCGTCACCATCGTCCGCCGGGCCCTGGAGGAGCCCGTGCGGCAGCTGGCCCAGAACGCGGGCTACGAGGGCAGCCTGGTGGTGGAGCGGCTGAAGCGGGAGTCGGGCCGGACCGGCTTCGACGTGCTCACCGGCCAGTACACCGACCTGGTGAAGGCCGGGATCGTCGACCCGACCAAGGTGGTGCGGTTGGCCCTGCAGAACGCCGCCAGCGTGGCGGGGCTGCTGCTGACCACCGAGGCGCTGGTCGTGGAGAAGCGGGAGAAGAAGAAGGCGGCGCCCACCCCGCCGGGCGGCGGGATGGACGAGGAGTTCTGA
- a CDS encoding Crp/Fnr family transcriptional regulator produces MAGEGRELLRRVELFSALPDGTLDVLGPHLRRRTYRRGTMIFHRDQAGDALYIVGEGHVRIFLLGEDGTELTVDLAGPGDVFGELALLDRGARSAGAEAVEDVVLYTLTREAFLRAVETTPGLAVKLIELLGARLRHATAYAESLAFLDVQARLARLLLDLAGRHAGRRDGPAVEIDVDLTQAELASMVGATRERVNRALGALRAQGLVALRGRRIVLLDPLRLRQRAGLAAG; encoded by the coding sequence ATGGCCGGAGAGGGGCGAGAGCTGCTCCGCCGCGTCGAACTCTTCTCGGCGCTCCCGGACGGGACCCTGGACGTCCTGGGACCGCACCTCCGCCGGCGGACCTACCGGCGGGGCACGATGATCTTCCACCGCGACCAGGCGGGGGATGCCCTCTACATCGTCGGCGAGGGGCACGTCCGTATCTTCCTGCTCGGCGAGGACGGCACGGAGCTCACCGTCGACCTGGCCGGCCCGGGGGACGTCTTCGGCGAGCTGGCCCTGCTGGACAGGGGGGCGCGGTCCGCCGGCGCCGAGGCGGTGGAGGATGTCGTCCTCTACACCCTCACCCGGGAGGCGTTCCTGCGCGCCGTGGAGACGACGCCGGGGCTGGCCGTCAAGCTGATCGAGCTGCTGGGCGCCCGGCTGCGCCACGCCACCGCCTATGCCGAGAGCCTGGCCTTCCTGGACGTGCAGGCGCGCCTGGCCCGTCTCCTCCTCGACCTGGCCGGCCGCCACGCCGGCCGCCGGGACGGCCCGGCGGTGGAGATCGACGTCGACCTCACGCAGGCCGAGCTGGCCTCCATGGTGGGGGCGACGCGGGAACGGGTGAACCGGGCGCTGGGCGCGCTGCGGGCGCAAGGGCTGGTGGCCCTGCGCGGCCGGCGCATCGTCCTGCTCGACCCCTTGCGGCTGCGCCAGCGTGCCGGTCTGGCGGCGGGATAG